The sequence agaataaacaaactaggtgcaatcaaagtttcaacaaccgttagtcaattaaatcaacaatcaaaaactaaaataacaatgcaattatctagtttcccactgatgagtgctaaatagtgcatatttatatatatttttgttggcatttaactcatcttttgtgcattaattctacattttatcccatattctgtattttcattgttttcaagaataaatatttttcttacttaatttttcatttttaggtaacaaataaaatctggatgaagtgaggagcaaaaagagcagaaaagtagtgaaaagccgggaggaattacgcaaggaagccgcgaagaatgttgtgcacaagaccaagagggtagaaatgggctcaagaaggaggaattgttcttaaagaagttatgggcctggcatacccaaggcccaaaaccctttctcaaacccatttccactacccaagcccgtatcggatttcagccgtcagattgaagcatctcagcatcctacggtcgctccatcatcgcacatcaaactccgaagctcccgctttacatcgcaacgccgatctccatcttgggccgtccttttcgttgcattcctccatccgacggtcgctacccacagcctcccatctcatcgttggatccacctaccatcgtcacatcctacggatcagctcgccaaacatcgaatcagatgttcccgcttcacaccctagcaccgatgcctatactaccacccaaacacctccttctcccaaaacttcatctccttcacccgacagttgcagagctctgcaactccaccacctcccctctctgccgctgtcacttccgtcaccaccaccagttccatcactgccactactatctcttcaccgacaacacccccatatccctagcctagttattttcttctcctcacaacctctgaaaccctaggttttggggtgagtaaaataactcgaaattaggggacaataggagcagaggaagagcatcaaggactagaggaggcatgggtcgagcagattttgggagtttgtaagttaaattttgtgtaatttaaaaaaaaccctaattttctgatttggggatttacaaTTAGGGTTAGTGTTCTGGTATAAATTGTACACTGTGTAACATTGTGAGAAAAGAGGGAGGAGACCCAAGTTTAATTTCAGTAAGAATTTTctctatcaattggtttttgttctgtgttctgtccctgtagcttttctccatgtataataaccctcttagtatcatgttaggctctctaactatgaactaaacatcttaactggggctaagatgaaacccttagcctgaatgctaatttgtgtgctgatgtgctgctgtttatgccaagataattgtgtaagatgaatttttgttgatgaatacatgttgctttcacctagaatgtcaagcatcctaggtagttagaattcctCTATGTATGTTCACTGACTCTAAATTGCTTGTTattgtgttttgattagttgtgctttaaacagacaactaatgcttgccttgattgAGTGATTGGAGGTAGTTTATCCATTTAAAGAAGCTGAGTAGTGCATTGGTTCACAtgctagtatgggctgagaggtgaattctcaaccctagtttccattcatctgattcaccctATCCTCATTGCTGTTCAGAaattttctcattttcatttGCTTGTTCATCTTCAGTTGTTTTTGTAACCTTGCTTCaatctcaatgattgaattagtgtaatgtTCTGCCTCTAAATCAGCTATTCAGTTAATGTAAATGATTAGTAGTTAGTGATTAATGCTTCAGGAATAAAGACTGTGTTGATTTTGATGCTAACCTGAAGTCAATGCATTGAATGTTTAATGTTAGTGGAAAATTAATGTTAGTTCTGTCTAATAAATGCTAGTTCTGTTTATGATtgagaaattaatgctagctcagttaATAACTGTTAATGGTTGTGAATTTAATGCTTGTTCTGTTAATGGTTTTTAGTGGAAAGTAAATGTTAATTCTGTGTAATGATTGGGAAGTTAATaactgctaatgattagttctgttgaatgctaatgattagttctgtttaatgtaatttgccctggttagtgtaatcagCAAGAATTTGGTCACAATAAGAAAGATAGCACctgcacccccttgtccctgtggaactgacctgtgcttgccctgtgttgcttgccgacactgtgcacttgcagtagaatttttaggactacatttctagccccaacaagtttttggcgccgctgccggggactcggttgcggcgcacttgctctttctttcttgtgttgtgttgctgaacTGTGCTGTGGAGCTGCTCCTCTTCTTGCTGTTGTGCTAAGCCTGTTGCTGAACtgggctgccaagctgctgtgctgctgcagttTTCTTTCCCTGTCAACCtactcttcctgctgctgcttgcTTTGTCCTGCTGCtgcgttgtgctgctgctgctagcCTCTCCcaagctgctgctcctgctgctgttgtgttgctgttgctgctgcacttgCAGCCTTGCTGAACCAAAAGCCCAACAGGGCCTCAGACAAACCAAAGCCGCGTAGgacgatccaagcccaactgggctttagcAACTTaaaccgaacagctgggctgtgctattcaggtaggcctaacccatgagataacccaactgggcctcattaaattcatCTGGGCTTGTGTTTAAGTATTaatctgggcttgtaataattttcaattttctttttctttctatttgggcctgtaataatttttaattttctttgtttctttttcttttcttttatgggcttgtatttattgtttgtgattattctttttcttatcttttgTGGGCTTGTCTTTTAATTTGGACTTTAGGTGTACATCCCATCCATTAGGCTCCTAActttacaaaacaaaaacaaaaaaattagggctctacattttataaaccaaaacccactcaaaaccaaatcatcaaaaaacccattttaaaccaaaatattgggccttttgtggttcaaaaattgtttccgactgctctgaccaacatgttagttgaggtacctgctaggacatgattgtgacctacagagaccaaacaaacagactcgttagaattaacccggacgatccaatcgaaatccttagttctgaggtagacagtccagatcaatcagaaatgggagaaccccgtacactcaaggattatatgtacccaactagaactagtcaaccatcttgtattgtgctacccgaagccaatggccattatgagctgaaatcgagcacaatacaaatgcttccagtttttagaggtttagaaaatgaaaatccgtaccatcacgtgagagagtttgaggagatttgtggaactctgcgtttcactcaaatgtctgacgaaatcctaaagttgaggctttttcctttctcccttaaagataaggctaaggcctggctgtatgctttacagcctcaatccatcatgtcttgggatgacctcatcaaggagtttttcaaaaagtttttcccaaatcacaagactgcgacaattcgtcaaagtctgaatagctttgtgcaattagagggtgagaccctagctagatacttggagagattcaatgaattattgctccaatgtccccatcatggttttgaaaaatggagacttgtgcaaattttgtatgagggtctagatgtgtccacccgaacaacggttgagtcaatgtgcaatggtctttttgtaaataagactgctgatgcgtcttgggacttcctgattgaagtagctgagaagacgcaacagtgggaatccattcgtgaacctagaaagactacacctgtagctagggtccataggattgagtctgattttgaaggaagtgtaaagatggctgcgctagcaagaagaatagaagcgttagaactacagaaaaacgcaaacccttctcccactaccttttgtgaacatgtcgaaatggctatctgtgctcTATGTAGTGGATCTGATCACCAAGTCaatgattgtccggaaatgcatgcattccaggaatctaagcttgagcaagcaaatgctatgtttcaaaaacaagagcacaacccatattcacagacctacaatccaggatggagaaaccaccccaacttttcatggtccaaaggccctgcccaaggaggaccatctcaaccaaatcaaggctatcaaaacaaccaaggctaccaataccctagaaatcctcaacagcagtcgtaccctcaatacactgctgataAGAAATTGTCCAGCATTGaagaaagtatcaatcaattgacccaacatctgatgaaaaacgagaaagcaactgatcagcgagtcaccgctctagaactacagatgggtcaaatttgcgatgcattgaatacaagagaaaagggtaaacttcctagccaaccccaacaagaaccaaagaggatatttcaagcaggcacaacatcatcatcttgcgaaagaacctcacccgatcaagtccattccatcaccactctccgaagtggtaaagttgttgagaacaatgtaggcataccacaaacaagtgaatctgagccaaacttagcattgcctacaccacctaaggaaacctctagtccagaaaaagaatccgagcacattagtgaagccgacaaacctactgctaggaatgtccctctacctcctaatgttcctattgctccttttcctcagaggttagttcgccaacagataagcacccactacaatgagatgttagaactgtttaaaagagtcaacatcaacattccttttcttgaggcaattaagcaaatccctgcatatgccaaattcctcaaagatttgtgcactcaaaagcgcaagattaatgtgcacaagcgtgctttcttagctgaacaagtgagttccattattctcaacaaaactccacccaagtttaaggacccaggttgtccaaccatctcttgcactatcggagaacacacggtcaatagagctttattagatctaggtgcaagtgtgaacctcctgccatattctgtttatgtgcagttaggtcttggagagttgaagcctacacctataactctccaattggcagatcgatctgtcaaagttcctcgtggagtggtagaagacgttttgattaaggttgaaaaattctattttcctgtagacttcattgtcttagatacccaacctgtccaaaacccaaattgtcacattcctgtcattctaGGACGTCCATtcctggcgacgtccaatgcgatcatcaactgtcggaacggagtgttgaaactctcttttggaaacatgactgtagaattgaatgcgtttaatgttagtcaacaacctgtgaatcttgatgatgaggagatacatgaagtcaatatgattgagagtttgatacaagattcattgactagcattatgtcaaaagatcccctgcaagcatgtttggaaggtgTTAACATGGAGttatgatgaatacactagtgaagtccaatctttgctcgaatctgtacctcaaatggacatcactaagtggcagaatacagtggaacaacccccactttctgaggagtttgttatatcttcggacgagtcgcctaaggccaaccaggaattgaaaccattacctgagactttgaagtatgcatttctaggtccttctgatactttacctgttatcatttcttcacaattaaacatagaacaggaaaacaagcttttaggagtccttgaggagcagaaagaagccttaggatggaccatctcagatctcaaagggataagccccaccatttgcatgcaccacattaatcttgaagagaacgccaaaccatctagggaaatgcaaaggagacttaaccctaacatgagagaagtcgttaagagtgagatcttgaagctactcgatgcgggtatcatatatccgatttcagatagtaaatgggttagtcccatacaagttgtgcctaaaaagtcaggcattactgtggttcggaacgaaaagaatgagttagtcccttcacgtacaaccacaggatggcgagtatgtgtcgactacaggaagttgaacacagtaacaaggaaggatcacttcccgctccctttcatagaccaaatgctagaacgtgtgtctggacacagtcactactgttttctagatggcttttccggttataaccaaatccatattgcaccagaagatcaggaaaaaactacattcacgtgtccatttgggacatttgcttttaggcgtatgcccttcgggctgtgtaatgcacccgctacttttcagcggtgcatgatgagcattttttcagacatgatagatagttttctcgagatctttatggatgatttctctgtgtttggttcctcttttgacgaatgtctggaccatctagtccttgtgctatcaagatgtaagcaaaagaatctgattttaaactgggaaaaatgccacttcatggtgaactccggcatagttctaggacacatcgtatcggaaaaaggaattgaagtagataaagctaaagtcgacctcattcagcaattacctcaaccccactctgtgaaggggattcgatcatttttaggtcacgctgggttctaccggcgattcatcaaaaactttagccaaatctcaagacctttgtgtaacctacttgccaaagatgttgtctttgactTCGATGcttcttgtgtgaaggcatgggaagaactcaagactctcctcaccaccgctcctatagtccgaccaccagattggaaactgccgttcgagctcatgtgtgatgcctctgattatgccgttggcgctgttctagggcaacgtgttgatagactaccatatgtgatatactatgctagtaaaactcttaatgatgctcaactcaactattcgactaccgagaaggagttacttgccgtggttttcgcattagacaagtttagatcttatctgatagggtctaagatcatcatatacacagaccatgcggctttgaagtatcttctttccaagaaggatgctaaagctcgccttattcgatggatactcttattacaggaattcgacatcgaaatccgtgataagaagggGTGTgaaaatgtggttgctgatcacttgtctagattaactttagagtctattcatgaatctgagctgattagagaatcattcccagatgaacagctgatgtctatctcagaccttccttggtttgctgatatcgtcaactaccttgctgcaggtaggatgccctcacattggtcgagacaagaccgctataagtttttggctgaagttaaacacttcatctgggatgacccatatctgtttaagtattgccaggaccaaatcattaggagatgtgtccccaacactgaacagaaagatgtgatatctttttgccatgaccaggcatgtggaggccatttcagtgccaagaaaaccgctgcaaagatcttgcagtgtggattctattggccatcattgttcaaggattgccatgattattgtgttgcttgtgaacgctgtcaaaagctaggaagcatttcgaggagaaacatgatgccattgaaccccattctgattgtggagatttttgatgtttgggggatcgacttcatgggtccattccctatttctgacggtagattgtacatcctagtcgcagttgattacgtttctaagtgggtagaagccatagcaaccagaacaaatgaccacaaggtggtactttcattcctaaaggaaaacatattcgcacgttttggtacccctagagctatcatcagtgacggcggttcacattttcgtaacaagtactttgagtctttagtacgcaagtatggcataactcacaaggttgctactccgtaccaccctcagactagtggacaagta comes from Papaver somniferum cultivar HN1 chromosome 7, ASM357369v1, whole genome shotgun sequence and encodes:
- the LOC113300445 gene encoding uncharacterized protein LOC113300445, with translation PNMREVVKSEILKLLDAGIIYPISDSKWVNVVFDFDASCVKAWEELKTLLTTAPIVRPPDWKLPFELMCDASDYAVGAVLGQRVDRLPYVIYYAKFDIEIRDKKGCENVVADHLSRLTLESIHESELIRESFPDEQLMSISDLPWFADIVNYLAAGRMPSHWSRQDRYKFLAEVKHFIWDDPYLFKYCQDQIIRRCVPNTEQKDVISFCHDQAFAVDYVSKWVEAIATRTNDHKVVLSFLKENIFARFGTPRAIISDGGSHFRNKYFESLVRKYGITHKVATPYHPQTS